GTTGCGTACTAAATCTACAGCAGTACTGAAATCCTTAACGATTAAGTCGGGGTGGTAAAGTTCCAATTGGGTGCGATCGCGGATACCACATTCCACAGCCATCACTTTGATATCATAATTTTTAGCTGCGGTGATGTCGGCTTCCGTATCTCCCACCATCCAGGTATCAGCAGCTGGGGGCAGTTCTTGTAATGCCCTAGCCATTAACAAGGGCTTATCTTCAATATCACGAGTTTTAACGTAGTCGTTACTTAGGCAATAACAACGATTTTCTGGGAAAAATCTCCCTAAATCATATTTTTTAAAAGCATAATCTAGTTCTCGAACTCGGCGCATGGTCATAACTGCTAAATCAATTCCAGCTTGTTGAATTTTTAACAGTGCATCCACAGCACCAGGCGCGAGAGTGTCATAGTTGAAATAATGTTCTGTATGCACAGTTTGCCGTCGTAATTGGTCAAATTCTTGGGCTTGAGCCTCGTCTAACCCTGAATTTAAGGCAATTTGTTTTTCGGGAACGCGCGATCGCTTTAACTGCCAAAATTCCGCTTTTGGAAGTTCTTGCACTTCTTGGTTTGGGCGACGGGTTTTCTCTAAACAGAATTGATAAACACGGTAGTACCGTTCGGAAACATCAATAATTGGGCCGTCGAAGTCAGTAATAAGTCTTAGCATCGCCGGAAAATGTTAATTTTTATTAAAATTATCTCAGATAGATGGCTATTTTTTGAAGGTATCAAGTCTAGCTAAGGGTTATTTTGTAAACTCTTTTTAAGAAAGAATCGACGATGGCCTATAGGGA
This Nostoc sp. KVJ3 DNA region includes the following protein-coding sequences:
- a CDS encoding HAD family hydrolase, which encodes MLRLITDFDGPIIDVSERYYRVYQFCLEKTRRPNQEVQELPKAEFWQLKRSRVPEKQIALNSGLDEAQAQEFDQLRRQTVHTEHYFNYDTLAPGAVDALLKIQQAGIDLAVMTMRRVRELDYAFKKYDLGRFFPENRCYCLSNDYVKTRDIEDKPLLMARALQELPPAADTWMVGDTEADITAAKNYDIKVMAVECGIRDRTQLELYHPDLIVKDFSTAVDLVRNKLN